In one window of Oncorhynchus tshawytscha isolate Ot180627B unplaced genomic scaffold, Otsh_v2.0 Un_contig_540_pilon_pilon, whole genome shotgun sequence DNA:
- the LOC112240447 gene encoding gastrula zinc finger protein XlCGF7.1-like translates to MKEEEDEVTVKEEEEEEEDFKIIKEEEEEAITLKEEDVLVKGEEEPFRVEEEETEDQIDTRERPDSHSDSGKSPSVAPDSETSKPARPHHCSHCGKSFWWLGHLRHHKRTHTGEKPYPCSQCGKRFTMLGNLKQHERTHTAERPFKCSQCGKSFTWLRYLNKHEEIHTAGRKTCQCSQCGKRFTTLGYLKTHKRIHSGEKPYQCSQCGMTYNQLGNLKSHERIHTGEKPFQCSQCGKRFTGSKNLKLHVRIHRDKHANTQEEEEKTYHCSHCGKTFSRSEDLKSHERIERLCSDLSF, encoded by the exons atgaaggaggaggaggacgaggtcacagtgaaagaagaagaagaggaggaagaagatttCAAAATtataaaggaggaagaggaggaggctaTTACATTGAAAGAAGAGGATGTTCtagtgaaaggagaggaagaaccttttagagtggaagaggaggagactgaaGATCAGATTGACACCA gagagagaccagactctcACTCTGACAGCGGGAAGAGTCCTTCAGTGGCACCGGACTCCGAGACGTCCAAACCAGCAAGACCACATCACTGCtcccactgtggaaagagtttttgGTGGTTAGGGCACCTTAGACACCATAAGAGAacgcacacaggggagaagccctacccatgctcccagtgtggaaagagatttACCATGTTAGGGAACCTGAAAcagcatgagaggacacacactgcAGAAAGGCCTTTTaaatgttcccagtgtggaaagagttttacctggTTAAGGTACCTGAATAAGCATGAAGAAATACATACAGCAGGGAGGAAGACCTGCCaatgctctcagtgtggaaagagatttACTACGTTAGGGTACCTGAAAACACACAAGAGAATACACTccggagagaagccttaccaatgCTCCCAATGTGGAATGACTTACAACCAGTTAGGGAACCTGAAatcacatgagagaatacacacggGAGAAAAGCCCTTCCagtgctcccagtgtggaaagagatttACTGGTTCAAAGAACCTGAAATTGCATGTGAGAATACATCGTGATAAACATGCAaatacacaggaggaggaggaaaagacaTACCACTGCTCTCATTGTGGAAAGACATTTTCCCGGTCAGAGGACCTGAAATCACATGAGAGAATAGAGAGGCTGTGTTCCGACTTGAGTTTTTGA
- the LOC112240450 gene encoding gastrula zinc finger protein XlCGF57.1, giving the protein MKKEMASSITLKEEPFGVKEESITLKEEKPFGVKEEEEETEDPVNTDLKTRQYAVSWPSQGSSVKEDIRKIQEESNVTPASPRQFGGDDDSIHCDKECDVKDKDWFPSNRLKAESAPESHTPEQRGSGDMSFPLPESTGRASPNVALLWGLKRVCVRLVDCRKTPGLRGTVRGEEEGDSDSSERPDSEEPEPETSKPVRRHHCSQCGKSFTRLGSLKRHEGIHAGEETYHCSQCGKSFTRLFSLKRHEMIHTGEKPFHCSQCGKSFTRLWHLQMDERRHRGEKPFRCSDCGKSFTQLGSLKEHERMHTGEKPFHCSLCGKRFTHLGSLKGHESMHRGEKPFHCSHCGKRFTRLGHLKAHERIHTGEKPFHCSLCGKSFTQLGGLTKHKILHKGEKHFHCSLCGKSFIQLWGLKTHEWTHIKEKPHPCSQCGKSFTQSRYLKKHERTHSAEKP; this is encoded by the exons ATGAAAAAGGAGATGGCTTCCTCTATCACATTGAAAGAAGAGCCTTTTGGAGTGAAGGAGGAGTCAATAACATTGAAAGAAGAGAAACCTtttggggtgaaagaggaggaggaggagacagaagatCCGGTTAACACTG ATCTAAAAACGAGGCAATATGCAGTTTCCTGGCCCTCCCAGGGCTCTTCAGTGAAGGAGGACATCAGAAAGATACAGGAAGAATCTAATGTGACACCCGCGAGTCCCAGACAGTTTGGTGGTGATGACGATTCTATTCACTGCGACAAAGAATGCGACGTGAAAGACAAGGATTGGTTTCCTAGCAACAGGCTGAAGGCGGAGTCGGCTCCAGAGAGCCACACCCCAGAGCAGAGGGGGAGTGGT GACATGTCTTTCCCTCTCCCAGAGTCCACAGGTCGTGCCTCTCCCAATGTTGCCTTACTGTGGGGTCTGAAGAGGGTGTGTGTGCGGCTGGTCGACTGCAGGAAAACACCGGGTCTGCGTGGAACtgtgagaggagaagaagagggagattCAGATTCAA GTGAAAGACCAGACTCAGAGGAACCAGAGCCAGAGACATCCAAACCAGTAAGACgacaccactgctcccagtgtggaaagagttttacccggTTAGGGTCCTTGAAAAGGCATGAAGGAATACACGCAGGAGAGGAgacttaccactgctcccagtgtggaaagagttttaccagGTTATTTAGCCTGAAAAGACATGAGATGATACACACGGGAGAAAAGCCtttccactgctcccagtgtggaaagagttttacccggTTATGGCACCTGCAAATGGATGAGAGAAGGCACAGAGGAGAGAAGCCTTTCCGCTGCTCCgattgtggaaagagttttacccaaTTAGGGAGCCTGAAAGAACATGAGAGAAtgcacacaggagaaaagcccttCCACTGCTCACTTTGTGGAAAGCGTTTTACCCATTTAGGAAGCCTGAAAGGACATGAGAGCATGCACAGAGGAGAAAAGCCCTTCCACTGCTCACATTGTGGAAAGCGTTTTACCCGGTTGGGGCACCTGAAAGCACACGAGAGAattcacacaggagaaaagcccttCCACTGTTCCctgtgtgggaagagttttactcagttaGGGGGCCTGacaaaacataagatattacacaAAGGAGAgaagcatttccactgctccctgtgtggaaagagttttatcCAGTTATGGGGCCTGAAAACACATGAGTGGACACACATAAAAGAGAAGCCTCACCcctgttcccagtgtggaaagagtttcacACAGTCAAGATACCTGAAAAAACATGAGAGGACACACTCCGCGGAGAAGCCTTGA
- the LOC112240448 gene encoding zinc finger protein 2-like, which translates to MLTSYLANISTMSSLNDSPTAKEEVCWTEKETLGLNIVVKEEKEEEDVTVKQETEVEAVTVKEEEKEVKLTEDEDSFRVKEEEDVTVKEEEEEKEEMTVTVKEEEDIFGMKEVGEITVTLEEEEEETGDLINNRERPVSPSDSRKSPSGEPDPETPKPARRHHCSQCNMSFKWLWKLKEHERKHTGEKPFQCSQCGNRFSRAHDLKSHERTHTGEKPHNCSQCGKLFSHLGNLNKHKRIHSGEKPYPCSHCGKNFRSSDNLKAHERTHTGEKPYHCSLCGKDFTKLRNLKEHERKHTGEKPYECSQCGKSFSHIGNLNKHKRVHSGEKPYPCSHCGKNFRSSDNLKAHERTHTGEKPYHCALCGKDFTKLGNLKEHERKHTGEKPYHCSQCGERFSRSLYLKTHERTHTGEKPYHCSNCGKRFSTSSDLKKHQRTHTREKSYHCSQCGNSFLRSHDLKSHELTHTGEKPHSCSQCGKCFLYLGNLNKHKKIHSGEKPYPCSHCGKFFRSLDNMKEHERTHTGEKLYHCALCGKRYSRSHDLKLHKRKHTGEENAQLHTQGINHTVGLSEERI; encoded by the exons ATGCTAActagttatctagctaacatCTCAACCATGAGCTCACTAAACGACTCCCCCACTGCTaaagaggaggtctgctggacggagaaagaaactctggggctgaacattgtcgtgaaagaggagaaggaagaagaggatgtcacagtaaaacaagaaACAGAGGttgaggctgttacagtgaaagaagaagagaaagaagttAAATTGACAGAAGATGAAGActcgttcagagtgaaagaggaggaggatgttacagtaaaagaagaggaggaagagaaagaggagatgactgtcacagtgaaagaagaggaagacattTTTGGAATGAAGGAAGTGGGAGAGATTACTGTCAcattggaggaggaagaagaggagacaggagatctgATTAACAACA gagagagaccagtctcTCCATCTGACAGCAGAAAGAGTCCTTCAGGGGAACCAGACCCTGAGACACCCAAGCCAGCGAGACgacaccactgctcccagtgtaatATGAGTTTTAAGTGGTTATGGAAGCTGAAAGAGCATGAAAGGAAACACACTGGAGAAAAGCCCttccaatgctcccagtgtggaaataGATTCTCACGAGCACATGACCTAAAATcacatgagaggacacacacaggggaaaaacCACACAattgttcccagtgtggaaagctTTTTTCCCATTTAGGGAACCTGAACAAACATAAGCGAATACactctggagagaagccttacccctGTTCCCATTGTGGAAAGAATTTTAGGTCTTCAGATAACCTGAAAgcgcatgagaggacacacacaggggaaaaacCTTACCATTGCTCCCTTTGTGGAAAGGATTTTACCAAGTTAAGGAACCTAAAAGAGCATGAGAGgaaacacacaggagaaaagccttacgaatgctcccagtgtggaaagagtttttccCATATAGGGAACCTGAACAAACATAAGAGAGTACactctggagagaagccttacccctGTTCACATTGTGGAAAGAATTTTAGGTCTTCCGATAACCTGAAAgcgcatgagaggacacacacaggggaaaaacCTTACCATTGCGCCCTGTGTGGAAAGGATTTTACCAAGTTAGGGAACCTAAAAGAGCATGAGAGgaaacacacaggagaaaagccttaccactgctcccagtgtggagaGAGATTTTCAAGGTCACTATACCTTAAAACACACGAGAGGACAcatacaggagaaaagccttaccactgctccaaTTGTGGAAAGAGATTTTCAACATCATCGGACCTAAAAAAGCACCAGAGGACACACACAAGGGAGAAATCTTACCATTGCTCTCAATGTGGAAATAGTTTCTTACGATCACATGACCTAAAATCGCATGAGCTgacacacacaggggaaaaacCACATAgttgctcccagtgtggaaagtgttTTTTGTATTTAGGGAACCTGAACAAACATAAGAAAATACactctggagagaagccttacccctGTTCCCATTGTGGAAAATTCTTTAGGTCATTAGATAACATGAAGgagcatgagaggacacacacggGGGAGAAGCTTTACCATTGCGCCCTGTGTGGAAAGAGATATTCACGATCACATGACCTAAAATTACATAAAAGGAAACACACAGGGGAAGAAAACGCACAATTACACACACAGGGGATAAACCACACAGTTGGTCTCAGTGAGGAAAGAATTTAA